In one window of Deltaproteobacteria bacterium DNA:
- a CDS encoding Mut7-C RNAse domain-containing protein: MEHLICDAMLGKLAKWLRILGFDTLYEREIKDEKLIEKVEKTGRILLTADKRLAVRKILRGKVILISSFFLKEQLKETIEKLHLEIRRENFFSRCLICNSPLLPICKEKIKNRVPPYVYKTIPSFSICPLCDRIYWSATHRERMISRLRCLLEV, from the coding sequence ATGGAACACCTGATATGTGATGCAATGTTGGGGAAATTAGCTAAATGGCTACGAATATTGGGATTTGACACCTTATACGAAAGAGAAATAAAAGACGAAAAATTGATAGAAAAAGTAGAAAAAACAGGAAGAATATTGCTTACTGCAGATAAAAGATTGGCAGTGAGGAAAATATTGAGAGGGAAAGTAATATTAATCAGTAGTTTTTTTCTTAAAGAACAATTAAAAGAAACAATAGAAAAACTGCACTTGGAAATAAGAAGAGAAAATTTTTTTTCTCGCTGCCTTATATGCAACTCACCACTTTTGCCTATTTGTAAAGAGAAGATAAAAAATAGAGTTCCTCCTTATGTATATAAAACAATACCATCCTTTTCTATTTGTCCACTTTGTGATAGAATATATTGGTCAGCAACACATAGGGAGAGAATGATAAGTAGATTGAGGTGTTTATTGGAGGTGTGA
- the aroQ gene encoding type II 3-dehydroquinate dehydratase, whose protein sequence is MKILFINGPNLNMLGKREKNTYGNSSWKEIEEELYKEAQRLNVEALFFQSNHEGEIVERIQKAQEESIGFLIINAGAYTHTSIAIRDAVLSVQIPIIEVHMSNIFKRESFRHVSFLSDIARGIICGMGKLSYKLALHAALELKNGTPDM, encoded by the coding sequence ATGAAGATATTGTTTATCAACGGACCCAATTTGAATATGCTGGGAAAAAGGGAAAAAAATACCTACGGTAATTCTTCCTGGAAAGAAATAGAAGAGGAGTTATATAAAGAGGCGCAAAGATTAAATGTAGAGGCATTATTCTTCCAATCCAACCATGAAGGAGAGATTGTAGAACGTATACAAAAAGCACAGGAGGAAAGTATAGGTTTTCTCATTATAAATGCCGGCGCTTATACCCATACCAGTATTGCTATAAGAGATGCTGTTTTATCTGTTCAAATACCCATTATAGAGGTGCACATGTCCAATATATTCAAAAGAGAATCATTTAGACATGTTTCATTTCTATCTGATATTGCTCGGGGAATAATTTGTGGAATGGGCAAACTGAGTTATAAATTGGCACTTCATGCCGCACTTGAACTGAAAAATGGAACACCTGATATGTGA
- a CDS encoding histidine triad nucleotide-binding protein: MCIFCDIIEGKSPCDKVYEDENYLAFKDIKPKAPVHILIVPKRHIEKVADMDDENRNIIGDMAIIANRIAKDLNIDKSGYRLIINNGPDAGQEVYHLHLHLMGGKKMIFTA, encoded by the coding sequence GTGTGTATCTTTTGTGATATTATTGAAGGAAAATCGCCCTGTGATAAGGTATATGAAGATGAAAACTATCTCGCTTTTAAAGACATCAAACCCAAGGCACCTGTCCATATTCTTATTGTTCCCAAGAGACACATAGAAAAGGTAGCCGATATGGATGATGAAAATAGAAACATTATTGGTGATATGGCAATTATTGCCAACAGGATTGCTAAGGATTTGAATATAGATAAGAGTGGTTATAGATTAATTATAAATAATGGACCGGATGCCGGACAGGAAGTTTATCATCTTCACCTCCATTTAATGGGAGGAAAAAAGATGATATTCACTGCATAA
- a CDS encoding adenylosuccinate synthase, which yields MNTLIIGMQWGDEGKGKMVDALAPSYDVVIRYQGGANAGHTIITDKGKFIFHHIPSGMLYPDKICIIGNGMVVDPESLLREIDVLKKMGIEFKKRFFISDRAHIVMPYHKSMDKKRETLLGDKKIGTTGRGIGPCYVDKYARIGIRAAYLKDENRLREKVENNVKEVNEIHKTYGLPLISVEDMFDSYRSYALKIAPYVHNTTYLVNFYYQKGLNILFEGAQGTMLDVDFGTYPYTTSSHPSVGGAFIGSGLPHKSLHRVMGVMKAYTTRVGSGPFPTELLGEEGDILRENGKEFGSTTGRARRCGNLDLVIAKYACMINGIDEIALTKLDVLDGLSQLKMCIGYEYKGEIVTEIPANTEMYGEYKPIYKTLPGWDKTKGITKYEKLPSGAKKYIEEIEERLNVKVSMVSTGPKRKETIFR from the coding sequence GTGAATACATTGATAATAGGAATGCAATGGGGTGATGAAGGGAAAGGCAAGATGGTTGATGCACTTGCTCCATCTTATGATGTTGTCATAAGATATCAAGGAGGAGCCAATGCCGGGCACACCATAATAACGGATAAAGGCAAATTTATCTTTCATCACATACCCTCAGGAATGCTCTATCCAGATAAAATATGCATAATAGGAAATGGAATGGTTGTTGATCCCGAAAGTCTTCTACGAGAGATAGATGTATTAAAAAAGATGGGGATTGAATTTAAAAAAAGGTTTTTTATCAGCGATAGGGCACATATCGTTATGCCTTATCATAAAAGTATGGATAAAAAGAGAGAAACACTTCTGGGTGACAAGAAGATAGGGACAACGGGTAGGGGCATTGGTCCCTGTTATGTGGATAAATATGCGCGAATAGGAATAAGAGCTGCTTACCTTAAAGATGAAAATAGACTGCGAGAAAAAGTAGAAAACAATGTAAAAGAAGTGAACGAGATTCATAAAACCTACGGCTTGCCACTTATAAGTGTTGAGGATATGTTTGATTCCTATAGAAGTTATGCACTCAAAATAGCTCCCTATGTTCATAATACCACCTATCTTGTGAACTTTTATTATCAAAAGGGATTGAATATTCTGTTTGAGGGTGCGCAAGGTACAATGCTGGATGTAGATTTTGGCACATACCCTTATACTACCTCGTCTCATCCCTCGGTGGGAGGAGCATTTATTGGCTCAGGTCTTCCACACAAGAGTTTGCACAGGGTTATGGGAGTTATGAAAGCCTATACTACCCGGGTGGGGAGCGGTCCATTCCCCACTGAACTTCTTGGAGAAGAAGGAGATATATTGAGAGAAAATGGCAAAGAATTCGGTTCTACCACAGGCAGAGCACGTCGCTGCGGGAATTTAGATTTGGTAATAGCAAAATATGCATGCATGATAAACGGTATAGATGAAATTGCCTTGACAAAATTAGATGTTTTGGATGGTTTATCTCAACTCAAAATGTGTATAGGGTATGAATACAAGGGAGAAATTGTTACGGAGATTCCTGCAAATACAGAAATGTATGGTGAATACAAACCGATATATAAAACATTGCCCGGTTGGGATAAAACAAAGGGTATAACAAAATACGAGAAGCTTCCCTCCGGTGCTAAAAAATACATTGAAGAGATAGAAGAAAGGCTTAATGTAAAAGTATCAATGGTTTCTACCGGTCCAAAAAGGAAAGAAACCATATTCAGATAA
- a CDS encoding ATP phosphoribosyltransferase regulatory subunit, which produces MDKPFYSIPSGVRELFPPLPAISRKIEQEIINFFSLYGYEEISTPVFMYEANMRNELFEPFESTFFKLTDRNTGETLVLRPDVSLQILQMVLNKREKLLPLRFSYAEDVYRDMPPQAGLMREFRQIGVELLGLKELEGDAEIIGVVSKVFKKIGINSLVLRLGNTEIINTIVKTKDKKLKRQLISAFSRKNFSLAKSMMKEKEMETADLIDVLSSITKKDQIKKINVKGELKAEINKLVDLLDIIQVDTSYIKVFLDLLYCENTNYHRGIAFEIYAKNTGQPLCIGGRYGKITEFLGEYIPATGFTLNLDRVVQSLNIHKIDKKTVFVIDTTRDKKQGRRICKILREKGIPSVRDIIKRNVADSLVYAREMGYKWCLIVEKDIEVYDVNREVFIQIDFERWLSEYIDNRNAMG; this is translated from the coding sequence ATGGATAAACCCTTTTATAGTATTCCTTCCGGTGTAAGGGAATTATTTCCTCCATTGCCTGCTATAAGCAGGAAAATCGAACAGGAAATAATAAATTTTTTTTCTCTTTACGGATATGAAGAGATTTCCACACCTGTTTTTATGTATGAAGCAAATATGAGAAATGAGTTGTTTGAGCCATTTGAAAGTACATTTTTTAAATTGACAGATAGAAATACAGGAGAAACACTTGTATTAAGGCCGGATGTCTCATTGCAAATCCTGCAGATGGTGCTAAACAAAAGAGAGAAGTTGTTACCCTTAAGATTTTCCTATGCAGAAGATGTTTATAGAGATATGCCTCCTCAAGCAGGGTTGATGAGAGAATTTCGTCAGATCGGAGTAGAACTTCTTGGATTGAAAGAATTGGAAGGGGATGCGGAAATAATTGGGGTTGTTTCAAAAGTATTTAAAAAAATAGGGATAAACAGTCTCGTTTTAAGATTAGGGAATACAGAAATTATAAATACAATAGTTAAAACAAAAGACAAAAAGTTAAAAAGACAACTCATCTCTGCTTTTTCCAGGAAGAATTTCTCTTTAGCTAAATCTATGATGAAAGAGAAAGAAATGGAAACTGCAGATTTGATAGATGTCCTTTCTTCTATAACTAAAAAAGACCAAATCAAAAAGATAAATGTAAAAGGGGAATTAAAAGCAGAGATAAATAAATTAGTGGATCTTCTGGACATTATTCAGGTGGATACCTCTTACATAAAGGTATTTTTGGACCTGCTCTATTGCGAAAATACAAATTATCATAGAGGAATTGCTTTTGAAATATACGCGAAAAATACAGGACAGCCCTTATGTATTGGGGGAAGATACGGTAAAATAACAGAGTTTTTGGGTGAATATATTCCGGCTACGGGATTTACATTAAACTTAGACAGAGTGGTTCAGTCACTAAATATCCACAAAATAGATAAAAAAACAGTGTTTGTTATAGATACGACAAGGGACAAAAAACAGGGAAGAAGGATTTGTAAAATACTGCGAGAAAAAGGAATTCCATCCGTAAGGGACATAATAAAGAGAAATGTAGCAGACTCTCTTGTTTATGCAAGAGAAATGGGATACAAGTGGTGTTTGATTGTAGAGAAGGATATAGAAGTATATGATGTAAATAGAGAAGTTTTTATTCAGATAGACTTTGAGAGGTGGTTGAGTGAATACATTGATAATAGGAATGCAATGGGGTGA
- a CDS encoding alanine--glyoxylate aminotransferase family protein: MVIKKYLMTPGPTPIPSFVNTSMQSLIHHRTGEFREVIYSCRKMLKEYFQTENEVAIFTSSGTGAMEASISNTMCAGDKIVTVEGGKFGERWGKIAKSFGVKNIPLNVEYGDYTRPEDIKRIIDSEKNIKGVYIQASETSTGTFHPIDEIGIMLKKDYPDILYVVDGITAVGVMDMKPDEWGIDMLISGSQKALMLPPGLSFISVSSKARDFMKRAELPHYYFDIKGELSKKDTLFTPAITLFLGLQRSLKYILYEEGLENTIRRHGLLARAVRESVKAMGLELLSKKPADSLTAVISPKDINSSNIVRIMKDECGVQISNGQGDLKGKIFRISHMGYIGKPDIVMAIGALEIALKKLGYHFSLGQGTKSLLEIFSNG; this comes from the coding sequence ATGGTAATTAAAAAATACCTTATGACACCAGGACCCACTCCTATCCCTTCGTTTGTGAATACCTCTATGCAGAGCCTAATCCATCACAGAACAGGCGAGTTTAGAGAGGTAATCTACTCCTGTAGAAAAATGCTTAAAGAATATTTTCAAACGGAAAATGAGGTTGCAATATTCACTTCTTCTGGTACGGGGGCAATGGAAGCGTCCATCTCCAATACAATGTGTGCAGGAGATAAAATTGTTACAGTAGAAGGCGGAAAATTTGGTGAAAGATGGGGTAAAATTGCTAAATCTTTCGGAGTAAAAAACATACCCTTAAATGTAGAATATGGTGATTATACAAGGCCAGAGGATATAAAAAGAATAATAGATAGTGAAAAGAATATTAAGGGCGTATACATTCAAGCATCAGAAACATCAACCGGCACCTTTCATCCCATAGATGAAATAGGAATAATGTTAAAGAAAGATTATCCAGACATTCTATATGTAGTGGATGGAATAACAGCAGTGGGTGTGATGGATATGAAACCGGATGAATGGGGCATAGATATGCTCATCTCCGGTTCACAAAAGGCACTCATGCTTCCCCCGGGGCTTTCTTTTATCAGTGTAAGCAGCAAGGCAAGAGATTTTATGAAAAGAGCAGAGCTTCCACATTACTATTTTGATATTAAGGGCGAGCTGAGCAAGAAAGATACATTATTTACACCGGCCATAACACTCTTTCTGGGCTTGCAGAGATCATTGAAATACATTTTGTATGAAGAGGGGCTGGAAAATACCATAAGAAGACATGGCCTTTTGGCTCGTGCTGTAAGAGAATCTGTGAAAGCAATGGGCTTGGAGCTATTGTCTAAAAAACCAGCCGATTCTCTAACTGCTGTTATCTCTCCTAAAGACATTAACAGCTCAAATATCGTAAGAATAATGAAAGATGAATGTGGGGTTCAAATATCCAATGGTCAAGGCGATTTAAAAGGAAAGATATTTCGTATCAGTCATATGGGCTACATAGGCAAACCGGATATTGTAATGGCTATTGGTGCATTAGAAATAGCACTAAAGAAATTAGGATATCACTTTTCTTTAGGCCAGGGAACAAAAAGTCTGCTGGAGATATTTTCCAATGGATAA
- a CDS encoding insulinase family protein gives MKNNIAIRKIEKDANSICIGIWVKVGSALENKQEQGLSHFIEHMLFKGTKKRTYRQIAEQMDTLGGVINAFTSREFTCFYVKVWERYFLEAWDILTDIVTQSVIDKNELEQERKVILEEINMTQDMPDEYVFDVFMKNAYKFSHLGCSILGTKEKIRGYTRENLIRFMQKYYKKENIIITMGGKHRDIPLSALEGEWLYNSRENINNGEYQATFTPGKDIVQRKLEQSNIILGWSTCPIGNERKYAVSLFNNILGGSMSSHLFQHIREEKGLAYSISSSASFFKKTGLNYIFAGTSKKNTQTLVDEIKREIEKIKENYISSEELHKAKVYSKGKMILGLEDTKNLMLKAGTDMIYFGRYIEPEEVIKKIEDVKMDNIVEIIDDIDMNKMHLTILGDIKDIKW, from the coding sequence ATGAAAAACAACATTGCTATAAGAAAAATAGAAAAAGATGCGAATAGTATTTGTATCGGTATTTGGGTTAAAGTGGGGTCTGCTTTGGAGAACAAACAAGAGCAAGGATTGTCCCACTTTATTGAGCACATGTTATTTAAAGGAACAAAAAAAAGGACCTACCGTCAAATAGCAGAACAGATGGATACATTGGGTGGTGTGATCAACGCCTTTACCTCCCGTGAATTTACATGTTTTTATGTGAAGGTGTGGGAAAGATACTTTCTGGAAGCCTGGGACATATTAACAGATATAGTTACTCAATCTGTAATAGATAAAAATGAATTAGAACAGGAAAGAAAGGTTATCTTAGAAGAGATAAATATGACTCAGGATATGCCGGATGAGTATGTATTTGATGTATTTATGAAAAATGCGTATAAATTCTCTCACCTTGGATGCTCTATTTTAGGAACCAAAGAAAAAATACGGGGCTATACCAGAGAAAACTTAATAAGATTTATGCAGAAGTATTATAAAAAAGAAAATATTATAATTACAATGGGTGGAAAGCATAGAGATATACCCCTTTCTGCATTGGAGGGTGAGTGGTTATACAACTCTCGTGAAAATATAAATAATGGAGAATACCAAGCCACATTCACGCCGGGTAAGGATATTGTGCAAAGAAAATTGGAACAGAGTAACATCATCTTAGGTTGGTCCACCTGTCCGATAGGTAATGAAAGAAAATACGCTGTTTCACTATTTAATAATATACTTGGTGGAAGTATGAGTTCTCACCTGTTCCAGCATATTAGAGAGGAAAAAGGACTTGCTTATTCTATAAGCTCGTCGGCAAGCTTTTTTAAGAAAACAGGGTTGAATTATATATTTGCAGGTACGTCAAAGAAAAATACGCAAACCTTGGTAGATGAGATAAAGAGAGAAATAGAAAAAATAAAGGAAAACTACATCTCCTCAGAAGAGTTGCATAAAGCAAAGGTATATTCAAAAGGGAAAATGATATTGGGTTTAGAAGATACGAAAAATCTAATGTTAAAAGCGGGAACAGATATGATATATTTTGGTCGATACATAGAACCCGAGGAAGTAATAAAAAAGATAGAAGATGTAAAAATGGATAATATTGTAGAGATTATAGATGATATAGATATGAATAAAATGCACTTAACAATATTGGGAGATATAAAGGATATAAAATGGTAA
- a CDS encoding polyribonucleotide nucleotidyltransferase: MQPIKIEGEIGGKKITFETGWWAKQADGAVRATIGETIVLATVVSSKEEPLDVDFMPLTVNYVEKFYAAGRIPGGFLKREGRPTDTDTLNSRLIDRALRPLFPKDYKQDTQVVVTVISADGENDPGVLGICAASCALSISDIPFAGPIAGIRVGLKEGKFIILPTATELKESVLNLIVAGGENAVAMIEAGANELSEEQIVNGIFFGQEWINKIIVMQKELIDKAGKGKRAYVPVQASEELKEEIEHYREKIAAAINIRTKIERKDALYEVQKGVMEELGDSYEHLLIKTVFEDAVREIARTQILENGVRVDGRGLDDIRPITCEIGVLPRTHGSCLFTRGETQALVTTTLGASGESQMLDTLSGLENERFMLHYNFPPFCVGETGRLGPPGRREIGHGALAHRAIKAVMPQESLFPYVIRVVSEILESNGSSSMATVCGTTLALMDAGVPISKPVSGIAMGLVKKEEKNCILTDITGAEDHYGDMDFKAAGTKDGITALQMDIKIKGVNKEILTEALEKARKARAKVLDKMLAALPETRKSLSPHAPKIEIINISPDKIKDVIGPGGKMIKKITEQTGAKINISQDGEVTIFCEKANDMTEAVKMVKDLAQKVEGGEIYEGIVSRVEDYGAFVKISPNIEGLVHISQLDRSRVNKVSDIVRVGDKVRVKVLSIDGHGRVSLSRKALL; encoded by the coding sequence ATGCAACCTATAAAGATAGAAGGAGAGATAGGGGGAAAGAAAATCACTTTTGAGACGGGGTGGTGGGCAAAGCAGGCAGATGGTGCAGTGCGAGCTACGATAGGTGAAACAATCGTTCTTGCTACCGTAGTTTCATCCAAAGAAGAACCATTAGATGTAGACTTCATGCCGCTTACGGTAAACTATGTGGAAAAATTCTATGCAGCGGGAAGAATTCCGGGAGGATTCTTAAAGAGAGAAGGAAGACCCACTGACACAGATACGCTTAACTCACGTCTTATTGACAGGGCTTTAAGGCCGCTTTTCCCTAAGGATTATAAACAGGATACGCAGGTTGTTGTTACTGTTATCTCCGCAGATGGAGAGAATGATCCTGGTGTTTTAGGCATTTGTGCTGCTTCCTGTGCTTTATCTATATCTGATATTCCTTTCGCAGGTCCCATTGCAGGGATTAGAGTAGGATTAAAAGAAGGCAAATTTATCATTCTGCCTACGGCAACAGAACTTAAGGAAAGTGTATTAAATCTTATTGTTGCAGGTGGCGAAAATGCTGTGGCAATGATTGAAGCCGGAGCCAATGAGCTTTCTGAAGAACAAATAGTAAATGGTATATTTTTTGGACAAGAATGGATAAATAAAATTATAGTGATGCAAAAAGAATTAATAGATAAAGCAGGAAAAGGAAAGAGAGCATATGTCCCAGTGCAAGCAAGTGAAGAGTTAAAAGAAGAAATAGAACATTATAGGGAGAAGATTGCTGCTGCGATCAATATAAGAACAAAGATAGAAAGAAAAGATGCGTTGTATGAAGTGCAAAAAGGGGTAATGGAAGAATTGGGAGACAGCTATGAACATCTTCTAATAAAGACTGTTTTTGAGGATGCGGTGAGAGAAATTGCACGTACGCAGATTTTAGAAAACGGAGTTAGGGTAGACGGCAGAGGATTGGATGATATAAGACCGATTACCTGTGAAATAGGGGTACTTCCCCGCACTCACGGTTCCTGCTTGTTTACCAGAGGAGAAACACAAGCATTAGTTACTACAACATTGGGAGCAAGTGGTGAAAGTCAGATGTTGGATACATTATCAGGCTTAGAGAATGAAAGGTTCATGTTGCATTACAATTTTCCTCCATTTTGTGTAGGAGAAACTGGAAGGCTTGGCCCTCCAGGAAGAAGAGAAATTGGACATGGTGCGTTAGCTCATAGAGCAATCAAGGCTGTTATGCCTCAGGAAAGTCTGTTTCCCTATGTAATACGCGTTGTTTCTGAAATTTTGGAATCCAACGGTTCTTCATCAATGGCCACCGTATGTGGGACAACACTTGCTTTAATGGATGCAGGAGTTCCTATCTCCAAACCCGTTTCTGGTATAGCAATGGGATTAGTAAAAAAAGAAGAGAAAAATTGTATATTAACGGATATAACAGGGGCGGAAGATCATTATGGAGATATGGACTTTAAGGCTGCAGGAACAAAGGATGGGATCACCGCCTTGCAAATGGATATAAAGATAAAGGGAGTGAACAAAGAAATCCTTACGGAAGCTTTAGAGAAGGCAAGAAAGGCAAGGGCAAAGGTATTGGACAAAATGCTCGCTGCTCTTCCCGAAACACGAAAAAGTCTTTCTCCTCATGCCCCCAAAATAGAAATCATTAATATCTCTCCCGACAAAATCAAGGATGTTATTGGACCTGGCGGAAAGATGATCAAAAAAATAACGGAACAAACAGGTGCTAAAATCAACATTTCTCAGGATGGAGAGGTGACAATATTTTGCGAAAAGGCAAATGACATGACAGAAGCTGTGAAAATGGTAAAGGACTTAGCTCAAAAAGTTGAGGGAGGTGAAATATACGAGGGCATAGTAAGCAGAGTGGAGGATTACGGAGCATTTGTTAAAATATCACCAAACATAGAGGGTTTGGTTCATATTTCTCAGCTTGACCGCAGCCGTGTAAACAAAGTGTCTGATATAGTAAGGGTAGGAGATAAGGTAAGGGTAAAAGTATTGTCTATAGATGGGCATGGCAGAGTTTCTCTTTCCAGGAAAGCTCTCCTTTAA
- the rpsO gene encoding 30S ribosomal protein S15 has translation MLTKERKQEVVKEFGVNEKDTGSIEVQVALITERIRYLTEHFKVHKKDFHSRRGLLKLIGRRRKFLNYLKRDNFQKYKDIISRLHIRG, from the coding sequence ATGTTGACAAAAGAAAGAAAACAAGAAGTAGTCAAAGAATTTGGAGTAAACGAGAAAGATACGGGTTCTATAGAAGTACAGGTTGCTCTTATTACAGAGAGGATAAGGTATCTTACTGAACATTTTAAAGTACACAAAAAGGATTTTCATTCTCGCAGAGGTTTATTAAAACTTATTGGCAGAAGAAGAAAATTTCTTAATTACCTTAAAAGAGACAATTTTCAAAAGTATAAGGATATTATCTCTCGTCTTCACATAAGGGGATAA
- a CDS encoding P-II family nitrogen regulator, with amino-acid sequence MKKIEAVIKPFKLSAVKEALNELGIKGLTVVEVKGYGRQKGHTEIYRGSEYVIDFLPKVKIELVVPDEIANNAVNVIIENAHTGRIGDGKIFISPIEEAIRIRTKEKGEKALL; translated from the coding sequence ATGAAAAAAATAGAAGCGGTGATAAAACCATTCAAGTTGAGCGCTGTAAAAGAAGCGTTAAATGAATTAGGAATAAAAGGGCTTACTGTTGTTGAAGTGAAAGGTTATGGTAGGCAAAAGGGACATACAGAGATATATCGAGGTTCGGAATATGTTATAGATTTCCTTCCGAAGGTAAAGATAGAATTGGTTGTCCCTGATGAGATAGCCAACAATGCAGTAAATGTAATTATTGAAAATGCTCACACCGGACGGATAGGTGATGGAAAGATATTTATTAGCCCTATTGAAGAGGCGATCAGGATAAGAACCAAAGAAAAGGGCGAAAAGGCTCTACTTTGA
- a CDS encoding nitronate monooxygenase — protein MNIPTLKIGDHIARIPIIQGGMGVGVSLHRLASAVAKEGGIGIIATAGIGMLEPDGAQHYFRASSRVLKREIHLARKLAPQGIIGVNIMVSTNDYEVMANVSLKENIDIIFSGAGLPLTLPKFKSYYPDSRTALVPIVSSGRAANLISKRWIKHYNYVPDGFVVEGPLAGGHLGFKMEDLVNNRFKLEDLVKEVLEVVRQLEEKYRKKIPVIAAGGIYTGYDIAKFLRMGASGVQMATRFVTTHECDASIEFKKNYIKAKKEDVVLIESPLGMPGRAINNEFLESVKRGEKKPFKCVFHYLKDARIEKAPYCIALALTNAQKGNLKDGFTFAGYNAWRIDRIISVKELMKELTDELKKA, from the coding sequence TTGAATATACCTACATTGAAAATAGGTGATCATATAGCCCGCATACCCATTATACAGGGAGGTATGGGCGTAGGTGTTTCTTTACACAGGCTTGCCTCAGCCGTAGCTAAAGAAGGTGGAATAGGAATTATTGCTACAGCCGGTATAGGGATGTTAGAACCAGATGGAGCTCAACACTATTTTAGAGCAAGCAGCAGGGTACTGAAGAGAGAAATACATTTAGCGAGAAAATTAGCACCTCAAGGTATCATAGGGGTAAACATAATGGTTTCTACCAATGATTACGAAGTTATGGCAAATGTATCGTTAAAAGAAAATATAGATATCATCTTCTCTGGAGCAGGATTGCCTTTAACTTTACCAAAGTTTAAATCCTATTATCCAGACAGTAGAACAGCACTGGTTCCTATCGTCTCCTCAGGCAGAGCGGCTAATTTAATCAGCAAAAGATGGATAAAACATTACAATTATGTTCCTGATGGTTTTGTTGTAGAAGGGCCATTGGCAGGTGGACATTTGGGATTCAAAATGGAAGACCTGGTAAACAACAGGTTTAAATTAGAAGATTTAGTAAAAGAGGTTTTAGAAGTGGTAAGACAGCTTGAAGAAAAGTATAGGAAAAAGATACCGGTGATTGCCGCTGGAGGCATCTATACAGGATACGATATTGCTAAATTTTTAAGAATGGGAGCATCTGGTGTTCAAATGGCTACCAGATTCGTCACTACACATGAATGTGATGCCTCTATAGAGTTTAAGAAAAACTACATAAAGGCAAAAAAAGAAGATGTTGTTCTCATTGAAAGTCCTCTGGGTATGCCAGGAAGAGCAATAAACAATGAATTTTTAGAGAGTGTGAAGAGAGGAGAGAAAAAACCTTTTAAGTGTGTATTTCACTATTTAAAAGATGCCAGAATAGAAAAAGCTCCTTATTGTATTGCCTTAGCTTTAACCAATGCCCAGAAGGGCAATCTAAAAGATGGCTTTACCTTCGCCGGCTATAATGCCTGGAGAATAGACCGCATCATATCAGTTAAAGAATTAATGAAAGAATTAACAGATGAACTAAAAAAAGCCTGA